A stretch of DNA from Limnohabitans sp. MORI2:
TAGCGCAAATATTCAGCGCCGCGCTCGTAGTGCTTGGTGATGATTTTGTTGCACGCGCAGTAGTAGCAAAGTGACTCACAAAACGGAATGTGCACGTACAGGGACAAGGGGTACGCTTTGGTGCCCACGCCATCGCGTCGTTGCTCTAACGCTTGCAAATAGTCTGCCTCGCCAAATGCTTCCACAAATCGATCAGCCGTCGGGTATGAGGTGTAACGAGGCCCTGCCACGTCATAGCGCTGCAAGAGTTCTGGGTTCAAGACAAGAGAATGCATAAGTTCACACCTAAATTTGCGCTCCATAATAGAGGCGTCACCGCTGATAAAAGTTGACTTGTGTCAACACAAAGTCCATCCGTTCCCATGAGTTCTACCAGTATCAAAGTCGCTTGTTCTAACTGCAATTTGCGCGAGCTCTGCATGCCGCTTGGTTTGAATGAAACCGAGATGGAGCGTGTCGACGAAATGGTAGCAACCCGCCGCAAAGTGGCACGTGGCGACAACCTGTTTAGAAATGGCGATAAGTTCAACGCGCTGTATGCCATCCGAACCGGTTTTTTTAAAACCCGCATTTCGGCAGAAGATGGTCGCGATCAGGTAACGGGTTTCCAAATGGCCGGCGAGATCATCGGTTTAGACGGCATCGTGAGTGATCACCACACGTGTGACGCTGTGGCGCTGGAAGATGCCGAAGTGTGTGTCATGCCTTTTGATCGCATTGAAGATCTCTCGCGTGAAATCACCTCTTTGCAACGCCATGTGCACAAAATCATGAGCCGTGAAATCGTGCGAGAAAACGGGGTCATGTTGCTCTTAGGCAGCATGCGTGCCGAGGAGCGTTTGGCGGCATTCTTGCTCAACTTGGTACAACGCCTGCATGCGCGTGGCTTCTCTCAATCGGAGTTGGTGTTGCGCATGACGCGTGAAGAAATTGGCAGCTATTTGGGCCTCAAATTAGAAACCGTGAGCCGCACATTTTCAAAGTTTGCAGAAGACGGCATTGTCGAAGTCAAGCAACGCCATGTCCGCATCCTGAACCCAGATGGGCTCAAGCTCATCGTCAACGCACCCAGCTGTCACTGAGCGCAGCGCAAGCCGCAAGGCTTAGGGCTTTTTATCAGCATCCACTCTGGGCGTGACCACATGGTTACGCGATTGCATCGCAGGTGCCAGCTGCATGTCTTTCTCAGCAGCCAAGGTTTTATTGATATCTAGGCCGCGTTTGTAATAGTCTTCAGCCAGCACAGGATCTGGCGACCGAATGGCGATGAACAACGTTACAAAGCCCGCCACAATCACAGCCGCTGGGCCTGCAATGATGAGCCACACGTGACCATATTGCCACCATCGTTTGGTATCAGAAGTTTGGTTGCTTGTCATGATTTACCTTGGAACGATGAACACAGATTTTTCAACAACCACATCATCCGTGTCGGTTGCCTGAATTTCAAATTGGATTTTGTGTGAACCACTTGGGGCTGAGCCGTAAGGAATGTCTGCACGCAACACCACCCAGCGCGCCTGCGCTGGCTCGACCAGCACTTCTTTGTCTGTGGTGATTTGCAAACCAGTCAAGCCCTTGGCCGACAAACGATAAGTCCTCGCCACTTCGGCGGCGTTCATAATTTGTAAGCGGTACACATTCTCCAGCGTGCCGCTTTCGGTGATGCGTGACAGGGTCGAGCGATCTCGCACCACGTCCACCTTGAACGGCGTACGCAAACCCAACGACACCAATAAGCTGAGCGTGATTGCCACCAAAATCATGGTGTAAATCTGAATGCGTGGGCGCATGACGCGTTGCCAAATTTGCTTAGGCGTCCACTTGTTGTCCAAGGCGTTTTGGGTGGAGTAACGCACCAAACCTTTGGCGTAACCCAGCTTATCCATCACGGTATCGCACACATCGGCACAGGCACCACAGCCAATGCACTCGTACTGCAAACCATCACGGATATCAATACCTGTGGGGCACACCTGCACGCACAAGGTGCAGTCCACACAGGCCCCTAAATTCAAGGCAGCAACATCAGCACTCTTCGAGCGTGGGCCGCGTGGCTCGCCACGTTCAGCGTCATAGGTGACGATGAGCGTGTCGTTGTCAAACATTGCGCTTTGAAAGCGCGCATAGGGGCACATGTATTTGCAAATTTGCTCACGCATGAAGCCCGCATTGCCATAGGTGGCAAACGCATAAAAGAAAACCCAAAAGAGTTCCCACGAAGACATTTGCGTGAGGAAGAACTCCATCACCAACTCACGAATCGGCGTGAAGTAACCC
This window harbors:
- the fnr gene encoding fumarate/nitrate reduction transcriptional regulator Fnr, with the protein product MSSTSIKVACSNCNLRELCMPLGLNETEMERVDEMVATRRKVARGDNLFRNGDKFNALYAIRTGFFKTRISAEDGRDQVTGFQMAGEIIGLDGIVSDHHTCDAVALEDAEVCVMPFDRIEDLSREITSLQRHVHKIMSREIVRENGVMLLLGSMRAEERLAAFLLNLVQRLHARGFSQSELVLRMTREEIGSYLGLKLETVSRTFSKFAEDGIVEVKQRHVRILNPDGLKLIVNAPSCH
- a CDS encoding FixH family protein translates to MTSNQTSDTKRWWQYGHVWLIIAGPAAVIVAGFVTLFIAIRSPDPVLAEDYYKRGLDINKTLAAEKDMQLAPAMQSRNHVVTPRVDADKKP
- the ccoG gene encoding cytochrome c oxidase accessory protein CcoG gives rise to the protein MVSLYAASKKIYPRSVEGIFAYWRWIFVVLTQLIFYGLPWFEWGTRQAVLFDLTSRRFYIFGLVLYPQDFIYLTGLLVISALALFLFTAVAGRLWCGYACPQTVYSEIFLWIERKIEGDRSARMRLDDADFSLEKLVKKWYKHLIWIFLSIWTGFTFVGYFTPIRELVMEFFLTQMSSWELFWVFFYAFATYGNAGFMREQICKYMCPYARFQSAMFDNDTLIVTYDAERGEPRGPRSKSADVAALNLGACVDCTLCVQVCPTGIDIRDGLQYECIGCGACADVCDTVMDKLGYAKGLVRYSTQNALDNKWTPKQIWQRVMRPRIQIYTMILVAITLSLLVSLGLRTPFKVDVVRDRSTLSRITESGTLENVYRLQIMNAAEVARTYRLSAKGLTGLQITTDKEVLVEPAQARWVVLRADIPYGSAPSGSHKIQFEIQATDTDDVVVEKSVFIVPR